One stretch of Prunus persica cultivar Lovell chromosome G1, Prunus_persica_NCBIv2, whole genome shotgun sequence DNA includes these proteins:
- the LOC18793490 gene encoding probable transmembrane ascorbate ferrireductase 3 produces the protein MQTTTVTYRYQRSASGLTVGAHLFGFLAIILMLVWLLHYRGGLDYDSDNSDRVFNVHPFLMFFGFIFFAGEAMMAYKTVLSAHKVQKYVHALFHLIALCSGIFGICAVFKYHDMNNIGDMNSLHSWIGLSTFILYCLQWVLGFATFLFPRASERTAIRIVPWHMSGGRALLYLSICAALTGLTQKSTFLGVEHVLSHRESNLINFTGLSILLFGIFVDLSVALARYV, from the exons atgCAAACTACTactgtaacctataggtaccAACGGTCAGCCTCTGGATTGACTGTGGGAGCACACTTGTTTGGCTTCTTAGCCATCATACTCATGCTTGTTTGGTTGCTGCATTACCGTGGCGGTTTAGACTATGATTCAGACAATTCAGATCGGGTTTTCAAT GTTCATCCGTTTCTCATGTTctttgggtttattttctttgctGGTGAAG CGATGATGGCATACAAGACGGTATTGTCGGCACACAAGGTGCAGAAGTACGTTCATGCCTTGTTCCACCTGATAGCTCTGTGTTCTGGAATCTTCGGGATATGCGCTGTTTTCAAATACCATGACATGAACAACATAGGAGACATGAATTCCCTCCATTCATGGATTGGCTTGTCCACCTTTATCTTGTACTGTTTGCAG TGGGTGCTTGGATTTGCTACTTTCTTGTTTCCAAGAGCTTCGGAACGGACGGCGATCAGAATTGTTCCATGGCATATGAGTGGGGGGAGGGCGCTGCTGTACTTGTCAATATGTGCTGCTCTAACTGGCTTGACACAAAAATCCACATTCCTTGGGGTTGAGCATGTGCTATCTCACAGAGAATCGAATCTGATCAACTTCACTGGACTATCAATCCTCCTCTTCGGCATCTTCGTTGATCTTTCTGTTGCTCTTGCCCGTTATGTGTGA